A stretch of the Lolium perenne isolate Kyuss_39 chromosome 3, Kyuss_2.0, whole genome shotgun sequence genome encodes the following:
- the LOC127342848 gene encoding probable calcium-binding protein CML14 encodes MSWGCRQRNEIGKWKELRRQGLAIKTRLRRKDLVATPRNANMQSHRPAPEDHVRETSPSARAQQTTIRGHAAATATATATTAARARRSASMSVPSAGAKEPPSPPPPPPTEAGRTRLRDEQLRQLRELFLRFDLDGDGSLTMLEIAALLRSLGLRPAAGDEIHTLIASMDIDGNGTVEFEELTSSLSQLLLGPCRPSVAVDHEQLAEAFRAFDRDGNGYISAAELARSMARMGHPICYAELTDMMREADTDGDGSISFEEFTAIMAKSAVEFLGLAAL; translated from the coding sequence ATGAGTTGGGGCTGCAGGCAACGAAACGAGATAGGCAAATGGAAAGAGCTGCGACGCCAGGGCCTCGCCATCAAAACGAGGCTCCGACGGAAAGATCTGGTGGCCACGCCACGCAACGCAAACATGCAGAGCCACCGCCCCGCCCCCGAAGACCACGTCCGAGAAACAAGCCCAAGCGCACGCGCCCAACAAACAACCATCAGGGGCcacgcggcggcgacggcgacggcgacggcgacgaccgCGGCGCGCGCCAGACGCTCGGCATCCATGTCCGTTCCCTCCGCCGGTGCCAAGGAGCCCCCTAGcccgcccccgcccccgcccACCGAGGCCGGGCGGACGCGGCTCCGGGACGAGCAGCTGCGGCAGCTCCGCGAGCTCTTCCTCCGCTTCGACCTCGACGGCGACGGAAGCCTCACCATGCTCGAGATTGCCGCGCTGCTCCGCTCGCTCGGCCTCCGCCCCGCCGCGGGGGACGAGATCCACACCCTCATCGCATCCATGGACATCGACGGCAACGGAACCGTCGAGTTCGAGGAGCTCACCTCCTCCCTCTCGCAGCTGCTCCTCGGGCCCTGCCGCCCCTCCGTCGCCGTCGACCACGAGCAGCTCGCCGAGGCCTTCCGCGCCTTCGATCGCGACGGCAACGGGTACATCTCCGCCGCCGAGCTAGCGCGCTCCATGGCGCGCATGGGCCACCCCATTTGCTACGCCGAGCTCACCGACATGATGCGCGAGGCCGACACCGACGGCGACGGCTCCATCAGCTTCGAGGAATTCACCGCCATCATGGCCAAGTCCGCCGTCGAGTTTCTTGGCCTCGCCGCCTTGTGA